Proteins from one Deinococcus apachensis DSM 19763 genomic window:
- a CDS encoding YkoP family protein, producing the protein MPAPRLPSPWPALTRAGAYGTLHGGHPGDPHLGLTVPVCTPAEVREALDALAQTRLRATLLVPPPLAREEPDALRTATAAGHEVAGWGTPLNISGLEVAAGQPVTAWALEEADLTRAPLAFLAGRGVRPLPLPSPTPEPGLTLRVAPNDLTTELPRLQALGYRPVPVRDLPGLRPASRRDLLIHLYRRVVDDRFARAHGVVPLTQRADAVMRVARQSVPGGLPFPPGTPAAELHIHSPRLVGLTARSALAAYRAYQRSLRDVARALRERPEFADARVVFAVTLLHGPLEKNGFTLVNLPPFTARVYGLGFRLMRLAYGTNVAPSETEPRLAWMEREAFLSRHG; encoded by the coding sequence ATGCCCGCCCCCCGCCTCCCCTCCCCCTGGCCCGCCTTGACCCGCGCGGGAGCATACGGCACCCTGCACGGCGGTCACCCCGGCGACCCGCACTTGGGCCTGACCGTTCCCGTCTGTACGCCCGCCGAGGTGCGGGAGGCCCTGGATGCCCTCGCCCAGACCAGGCTGCGGGCCACCCTGCTCGTGCCGCCCCCGCTCGCCCGGGAGGAACCCGACGCCCTCCGAACCGCCACGGCGGCAGGGCACGAGGTCGCCGGGTGGGGAACGCCCCTGAACATCTCCGGGCTGGAGGTCGCGGCGGGTCAGCCCGTCACGGCCTGGGCGCTGGAGGAGGCGGACCTCACCCGGGCACCCCTCGCCTTCCTGGCGGGGCGGGGGGTGCGGCCCCTCCCCCTACCCTCCCCCACGCCAGAACCCGGGTTGACCTTGCGGGTGGCACCCAACGACCTGACCACTGAACTGCCCCGGCTCCAAGCGCTTGGCTACCGCCCGGTGCCCGTCCGCGACCTGCCCGGGCTGCGGCCCGCCTCGCGGCGCGACCTGCTCATCCACCTGTATCGCCGCGTGGTCGACGACCGCTTCGCCCGCGCCCACGGCGTCGTGCCCCTGACCCAGCGGGCGGACGCCGTCATGCGGGTGGCCCGGCAGTCCGTGCCCGGGGGGCTGCCCTTCCCCCCGGGCACTCCCGCCGCCGAGCTGCACATCCACAGCCCGCGCCTGGTCGGTCTGACCGCCCGCAGCGCCCTGGCCGCCTACCGCGCCTACCAGCGTTCCCTGCGCGACGTGGCCCGCGCCCTGCGCGAGCGGCCCGAGTTCGCGGACGCCCGGGTCGTCTTCGCCGTCACCCTCCTTCACGGCCCGCTGGAGAAGAACGGTTTCACGCTCGTGAACCTGCCCCCCTTCACCGCACGGGTGTACGGCCTGGGCTTCCGCCTGATGCGCCTGGCGTACGGCACAAACGTCGCCCCCTCCGAGACCGAGCCCCGGCTCGCCTGGATGGAGCG